The Treponema succinifaciens DSM 2489 region AAAAGTGTTTGGTATGATAAAATCGGATAAAAAAATTGCTATACCTCCAAAATATAAACAATTAGGAGCAGAATTTAAAGAAGGTTTATTAATTGCTGAGGATGAAAATTCTTTATATGGTTTATTAAACCAAGAAGGGAATTGGGTAATACAACCAAAATATGAGCAGTTATTAAATTATTCAGGAAAAGTATTAGCTGCAAAAATTAAAAATTGGAAATTAATAGACTTAAATGAAAACATAATAAAATCTTTCCCAGATAATTTTACTTTTATATCAGATTTCGTTCAAAATATTGCTATTTTTTCTTTAACTATAGATGGTTCAATAAAATACGGACTTATAAATACTCAAGGTGATTTTGTTCTTAATGCTACATGTGAAAAAATCCTTCCTAATCCAGATAATGGATATTGGCAGATTTTAGTTAATAATAAATGGAAGATGTTTAAAGAAAATATAGGTCTCATAAATACTGAAGAATATCTCGATTTTTCCAAGGTAAATTAATGAAACTTAAATTAAATATTATTAGTATACTTTTATTTGTAATTGTTTTATTTGCTTGTAAAGGTAATAACACAAATGAAATTAAAGTTTTTATACAAAAATATATTGAAACGGTATCGATTGAGCATGAAAAATATAAAACAAATATAACTGATAAAATGGTAGAGTATTTTTATGATGATGAAAATAAAGAAAAGGCAGATATGCCAGAATTTTTAGCAATGGGTGGATTTCGAAACAATATAATAATTGTAAAAAATTTTGAAATTCAGAAAATTAAGAAATTACCATATAAAGATATTGATGGCTATTCTGTAAATGTTCAATTTATAATTTATGATAAATCGAAAGAAAATGAAGAGTATGTAAAAAAAATAGACTATTGGATAGTATCACATAATAATAATTTTTATATTTATGGAGATAATTTCTTAAAAGATATTTTCATTCTTGAAAAAGATATGAATTAAATATTTTATATACTGCCAATTAATGGTATAAATTACAAATATTTTAGATACCACGAGTCATAAAAATGAAGAATCGAATAAAAACTATTACAAGACTAATAGTTTTCCAGTTTTTATTATTATTTTTGCAAAGTTGTTCTAATAACAAAAAGAATAACGTTAATTCATTCATTGAAGAATATATAAATACAGTTTCTTCTGAACATGCAAAGTATAAGTCCAATATTACAGAAAAAATGAAAAACTATTATATGGATTATGAAAACAAGGAAATGGCAGATATGCCCGAATATCTTGAAATAGGCCCCTTTAGAAATAATGTGTTGTTAATCAATAGCTATAAAATATTATCAATTAAAGAAATCAAAGATGTAAAAATTCCTGAATGTAAACATGTTTATGATATTGATGTGCAGTTTGAAATTGAAACTGAAAATGGTATCGCAAAACAAAAAATTGCTAACTATTGGGTAACATACTATAAAAATAAATTTTACATATATGGAGACAATTTCTTACAAGATATTTATATATTAAAAAAGGATATAAATTAAAAAGCGGAAATCTTATATAATTTTTCAAAATACAATACACATGGAGCTGTATATAAAGACGATAGAAGTGAAAAATCTCCTTCCTACTTTCATAATATAGACTATCACAAATTATTTGAGGAACAAAAATGAAAACTTGGCAGAAATATCTGTTTATATACATTCCAATTGGGTTCTTTTGTTGTTTGATAAATTTTTGTGCTAAGAAAGATAACAGAGCTCCGTATGTCGAATATCACCTATTGCATGAATTAGATAAAACTGAATATTCGGTAAATGACCTTGTAACTGGAAAAAATCTCGGAAAAATTAATTTTTCTATTGATAATGATGAAGTAATCTTTGACATTTCTGCAGAAGCAGTGTCTGGAACATTAATGATAGGAGAATATGGAGACTTATATCAGTATTCAAATATTGATTTAACCAATATAAAGGTTCAAAAGCAAAAATGTAAAAATTTGGACTTTTATAGTGGTAAAGTTGGAGACTGGAATACTATCGTAATTATGAGTTTAGATAATAACGATTCCTGTGAATACTACAAATCAAAAAATAAACAAAGATATCTTTTTTATTTGTTAAAAATTTTCTACAAAAGATGAAAGTGTTTATGATTTATATTCAGGCTTTAGTGCATTTGTAAAAACTATGAAATATGCCTCAATCTTAGAATAAAGCATAACATGCACTTCAAAGCGGACGGCAAGTCAAGCTTGCCGCCGTTTGATATGTTGTGCCATTTGTCAACATAAAAAACTCCTTTTGAGAAAAAATATAAAAAAAAACGGAAGGAAAGCGATAGATCGGCACATGGCCATTCTGATATACGTGGATTCGCCTGAAAATCAGGTTTACCGACAGGTCAATGGTCCGCCTGGAATTCTTTCTCTCTAACTGCGAGCATAGGAAGTTAAAAAGTTTCCCGCTCATAAACCGCTCGAAGATAATTCCTTAAATGCTCACAAATTCCTTCCGTTATGATACAAGTTAATTTTTCGCCAGAATATCTTTAGCGAAAGTTTCATCCCGCAGGTGATTTGATTTCATTGCGCAATAAACTCCTCGACCGTTTTTTGAATGTCGGAAAGCTCCCCCTCATCAATTTTGTTCAAGGCAGTTTTCCTGTTGTCAACAAAATTCATCATTCCCCAGACAAAACATGCAAGCTCCCTTGCCCCCGCCGTCGTTACTAGATTGTAGGGGAGCCCTTTTTGGGAAAGATAAAGCATTCTTTTTCTGAGCCTGAGCGTGCACTTGTCCGCGTAAGAAACGATGGCGGCGGACGCATTTTTCTGCCGCTCTTTTACCCTGACTGATTTTGCCGTGACAACAGAATGCATTCTAAGGCTTCCCGCACACTCAACAAGAAGACTTCTGACTCTTGAATTCCCAGCTTTCGTAATCGCCGTGTGCCGTACCCTGTTTCCGCTTGAATCCTCGCCGGGACAAAGTCCTATAAAGCTTACGAAGGACTTCGCCTTTGAAAAACGGGAAAAATCCCCGATTTCCGCGACAATCGAAATAGCGGAGACATAACTGATTCCAGAGATGCACACCAGAGCATCAATTTTTTCCCTCACTTCATCATCCTTGCAGAGTTCCAGAATCTTCGCCTCAATTCTCTGAACTTTGTCCATGAGCGTTATTACTTCGGCGTGATATTCCTCAAATGATTCCTGAAGCCACTTGTCAGCGAAGTTCATCGTCCTGAGCCAAGCCATGTGAGCCTGCGTCCAGTAATGGCCGCTCTGAGGATAAGGCAAGCCCATTCGCAGCAGGAAAGAAAGGAGGTTCTGCTTTGCTTTTTTGAGCATGGTGATTTTTGCCGTCCTGACCCGTGTATATTCCTTTATCGCCTCAAGTTTTTCAGAAGGAAGGCAGACAGGGCTGTAGGTTTTGAAGGCGAGAGTCTTTGCAAGAAGGCGGGCGTCCATCCTGTCTGTCTTGACTTTCTGACCAGGTGCCTTTGCTATTGTCGATGGGGCGATAATGACGCAGGCGAAGTCTTCTTTTTGAAGTTTTCTGCAAAGTCCGTATCCTGTGGGACCTGCCTCGTATCCAATAAGAAAAACTGCATCTTGCCCGACTGATTTTTGAAGGTTCTTCAGGTAGTGAAGCGTGTTTTCAAATTTGGAAGAGCTTTTGTGCTCCGCGAATAATTTGTCTTCACGGCTGTCATAAGCACAGAAAGAATTTGTGTCCTTGTGCACGTCAATTCCGACATAGATTACTTTTGTGTTCTCTGTTACATTGTTCATTGTAGTGCTCCTTTTTGCATGAGGCAGGTCATGCTTGTTGTTTTCTATTCCAAGTTTACGACCGAACCCTCGATTCTGCAAACCTGGTGGCACTACATATTGTCTAAAATATTGTTAGGCGGATGGGTCACTGGCCCACTTATTGTTAATAAGAAAATCCTCCAACATTTTTCTCTAAAGTCATTCGTTGAATGACAAACAAAGTAAAAATCGTAGGAGGATTTTTATGGACACAAACAAAATTGACATGTTTTTTGTAGCAAATGGTAAAAAATTGCCAGCTGAAAAAGCAGTACTAATTCGTGAAAAAATGGCACAAATTGATGACTCAAGATATGCCACAATCAGTTCTGTTGAACTGAAAGACCCGACAACTATGCTTCTTGTAAGTATTTTCCTTGGAGAACTTGGAGTTGACCGTTTTATGCTGGGGGAAACAGGTATGGGAATTTTGAAACTTCTTACAGCCGGCTTATGCGGTATTCTTTGGCTCATCGATTTGATTGGCATTACAAAGAAAGTTAAAGAATACAATTACAATGAATTGATGAAGATTCTGTAATCGGAGATGAGGAAACTTTCGGTTCAAGCCCGAAAGTTTCCTTTAATTTTTTTCAAATTAACTTATGACCTGCATTACTAGAGAGATTTTTAATATTCCATGCCCCACCTGTGGAGTAACAAGAGCTTTGATTTCCTTGCTAAAAGGAGATTTACAGGGCTATTTTCACTACAATTTGATGGCAGTCCCATTATGCATAGCGACGGTTTTGATGATTATTGGCACAAAAGTAAAAATAAAAAAGCTCCAGATTATAAGTATTGTAATTTTATTAATAAACATACCGTATTATTTTTATAGACTGAGGCTTGGGGTAATTCCATAAAAACACACTTTCAAGTCGAAAAAAAAATAAATTCTATGATATAATAAAGGGAAAATTTGGTTGCAAGGAGGAACATATGCCTTTGACTGAAGTACAGGAAAAATTGAAAAAAATTCCAGAAGAATATCTGGTTGAAGTCTATAATTACCTGGAATTGCTTGAATATAAAA contains the following coding sequences:
- a CDS encoding TM2 domain-containing protein codes for the protein MDTNKIDMFFVANGKKLPAEKAVLIREKMAQIDDSRYATISSVELKDPTTMLLVSIFLGELGVDRFMLGETGMGILKLLTAGLCGILWLIDLIGITKKVKEYNYNELMKIL
- a CDS encoding IS110 family transposase, producing the protein MPPGLQNRGFGRKLGIENNKHDLPHAKRSTTMNNVTENTKVIYVGIDVHKDTNSFCAYDSREDKLFAEHKSSSKFENTLHYLKNLQKSVGQDAVFLIGYEAGPTGYGLCRKLQKEDFACVIIAPSTIAKAPGQKVKTDRMDARLLAKTLAFKTYSPVCLPSEKLEAIKEYTRVRTAKITMLKKAKQNLLSFLLRMGLPYPQSGHYWTQAHMAWLRTMNFADKWLQESFEEYHAEVITLMDKVQRIEAKILELCKDDEVREKIDALVCISGISYVSAISIVAEIGDFSRFSKAKSFVSFIGLCPGEDSSGNRVRHTAITKAGNSRVRSLLVECAGSLRMHSVVTAKSVRVKERQKNASAAIVSYADKCTLRLRKRMLYLSQKGLPYNLVTTAGARELACFVWGMMNFVDNRKTALNKIDEGELSDIQKTVEEFIAQ
- a CDS encoding DUF2752 domain-containing protein, translating into MTCITREIFNIPCPTCGVTRALISLLKGDLQGYFHYNLMAVPLCIATVLMIIGTKVKIKKLQIISIVILLINIPYYFYRLRLGVIP